In the Scomber japonicus isolate fScoJap1 chromosome 18, fScoJap1.pri, whole genome shotgun sequence genome, one interval contains:
- the igfals gene encoding insulin-like growth factor-binding protein complex acid labile subunit, with protein sequence MRTIVLLVLWVLGTSLVLSDPDTAGDKATEEPIPCSKGCSCMHDEYSLELNMYCSARNFTQVPSDMPPSAHSLWLDGNLFTSLPASSFKDLTNLDFLNLQSGQLATLDPQAFKGLRSLAHIHLERNRLRALPGIIFQNTPNLASLSLHNNHLIRVEERLFAGLSNMWLLNLGWNSLAVLPETAFQDLTGLRELVLAGNRLAYLQPQLFQNLAELKELDLTGNYLKVIKANVFVKLTKLQKLYLAQNQIVTVVPRAFVGMRSLRWLDLTNNRLTTLHDDTFLGLHSLHVLRLSNNSITGIRPRTFRDLQYLEELRLSYNRIRALGERIFEGLSHLEVLELEHNNLQEAQVGSFTGLSHVAVINLSGSCFLSLPDQVFKGLSKLHSLHLDRGCLTRITTQAFTGLSGLRRLFLQHNNISTVERQSFVDLVGLLGLDLSYNKLEVLPTNTFSGLKNLEYLLLSNNECRQFLQNGTKQLLPRLRYLDLRANALTSMVPDFSENMEKLLLSGNRWKCDCGALPLRNYSLRNPLVVPRQVETHAESEEPDTTITIYNNITCTSPPHLAGMDLRDIANEVFQTC encoded by the coding sequence GGTGTTGTGGGTACTGGGAACATCACTGGTGTTGTCAGACCCCGACACAGCTGGAGACAAGGCAACCGAAGAGCCTATTCCATGTTCTAAGGGATGCTCCTGTATGCACGATGAATACAGCTTGGAGCTCAACATGTACTGCAGTGCTCGAAACTTCACACAAGTCCCATCTGATATGCCGCCATCTGCTCACTCTCTCTGGCTGGATGGCAACTTATTTACCTCGCTCCCAGCATCGTCTTTCAAGGATCTTACCAATCTGGACTTTTTGAATCTGCAGAGTGGCCAGCTGGCGACTCTTGACCCGCAGGCTTTCAAAGGACTTCGGTCACTAGCACACATTCACCTTGAGCGCAATCGCCTGCGGGCGTTACCGGGTATTATCTTCCAGAACACACCTAACCTTGCCTCACTTAGTCTGCATAACAACCACCTGATTCGTGTTGAGGAGAGACTGTTTGCTGGACTTTCAAACATGTGGCTTCTGAACCTAGGATGGAACTCACTAGCAGTTTTACCTGAGACAGCTTTCCAGGACCTGACAGGTCTACGAGAGCTTGTTCTTGCAGGGAATAGACTTGCTTACTTGCAACCACAGCTCTTCCAAAATCTTGCTGAGCTTAAAGAGTTGGATCTAACTGGAAATTATCTCAAGGTCATCAAGGCTAATGTgtttgttaaactcactaaactGCAAAAGCTTTACCTGGCCCAAAACCAGATCGTGACAGTGGTTCCCAGAGCCTTTGTAGGCATGAGGTCGCTCAGATGGCTGGATCTCACAAACAACAGACTGACCACACTTCACGACGACACTTTCTTGGGCTTGCACAGTCTTCATGTGCTGCGTCTTTCCAACAACTCTATCACTGGAATCAGGCCCAGGACTTTCCGCGATCTGCAGTACCTGGAAGAACTACGACTCAGTTACAACAGGATCAGAGCCCTGGGCGAAAGGATCTTTGAAGGCCTTAGTCATCTGGAGGTCCTAGAGCTAGAGCATAATAACTTGCAGGAGGCACAAGTGGGTAGTTTCACAGGCCTGTCTCATGTGGCTGTTATCAACCTGTCCGGAAGCTGCTTCCTCAGTCTACCGGACCAGGTATTCAAAGGCCTGTCGAAGCTTCACAGCCTTCATCTGGACAGAGGCTGTCTAACAAGAATCACAACTCAAGCATTCACTGGACTGTCTGGTCTACGGAGGCTTTTCTTGCAACACAACAACATCTCTACAGTGGAACGCCAGAGCTTTGTGGACCTGGTAGGCCTACTGGGACTAGACTTGAGTTATAACAAGTTGGAGGTTCTCCCAACCAACACATTTTCTGGTCTAAAGAATTTGGAGTACTTGCTATTGTCCAACAATGAATGTCGACAGTTTTTGCAAAACGGCACAAAGCAGTTACTTCCAAGACTGCGCTATCTAGACCTGAGAGCTAATGCCTTGACAAGCATGGTACCTGATTTCTCAGAGAATATGGAAAAACTTTTGTTGTCTGGGAACCGGTGGAAATGTGACTGCGGTGCCCTCCCACTCAGAAACTACAGCTTGAGGAATCCACTGGTGGTACCTCGACAAGTGGAGACCCACGCAGAGAGTGAAGAGCCTGACACTACTATCACCATATACAACAACATTACATGCACCAGCCCACCACATCTAGCTGGTATGGACCTACGGGATATTGCCAATGAAGTCTTCCAAACCTGCTAG